A section of the Nitrospirota bacterium genome encodes:
- a CDS encoding deaminase, with protein MKKPKKLRPDWDEYFIGIAKAVSARATCFRRKYGSVITKDNIIVSTGYNGAPRGMKDCLDVGKCTRRELQIPHGERYELCHSVHAEANAIIRASADELRDATIYISGTDEDSRECNSEPCMMCKRMILNSQIAKVVCSDGNGGFSVVNPKKWLKKRV; from the coding sequence ATGAAAAAGCCGAAAAAACTGAGACCCGACTGGGACGAATATTTTATCGGGATCGCGAAGGCTGTTTCGGCCAGAGCAACCTGTTTCCGGAGGAAATATGGCTCGGTGATCACCAAGGACAACATTATCGTCAGCACCGGGTATAACGGCGCTCCCAGAGGGATGAAAGACTGCCTTGACGTAGGCAAATGCACCCGGAGAGAACTCCAGATCCCTCACGGCGAGCGATATGAACTCTGTCACAGCGTACACGCAGAGGCCAATGCAATAATCCGTGCGTCTGCGGATGAACTGAGGGATGCCACGATCTACATTTCCGGAACCGATGAAGACAGCCGCGAGTGCAACTCCGAGCCCTGCATGATGTGCAAGCGGATGATTCTGAACTCACAGATAGCAAAAGTGGTCTGCTCCGACGGGAACGGGGGTTTTTCGGTCGTAAACCCCAAGAAGTGGCTCAAAAAAAGGGTTTAG